Proteins encoded within one genomic window of Ascaphus truei isolate aAscTru1 chromosome 8, aAscTru1.hap1, whole genome shotgun sequence:
- the NR2C2AP gene encoding nuclear receptor 2C2-associated protein isoform X1, producing MRLRFAIVSGSANEFHDKMAVSVVCGGIVSRVSSVLNRDVKQFGKKYLFDRKEDTCWNSDQGASQWILLEFPQCVCVSQLHIQFQGGFSSKTCTLEGCPNDKEFVKLSDFYPEDTNALQISLLPWLNDSLLDVPNLSVDKLKISFQNSTDFFGRIIVYHLDILGQK from the exons ATGCGGTTGCGCTTTGCGATAGTCTCAGGTTCAGCGAATGAATTTCACGACAAAATGGCAGTGTCCGTGGTGTGTGGTGGGATTGTGAGCAG GGTGAGTTCTGTGCTAAACCGAGACGTGAAGCAGTTCGGCAAAAAGTACCTCTTCGACAGGAAAGAAGACACCTGCTGGAATTCTGATCAG GGCGCCTCCCAGTGGATCTTGCTGGAATTCCCACAATGTGTTTGCGTTTCCCAACTCCACATCCAGTTCCAAGGGGGATTCTCCAGCAAAACCTGCACCTTAGAAG GGTGCCCGAATGATAAAGAATTTGTGAAACTATCTGATTTCTACCCAGAAGATACCAACGCTCTTCAAATATCCCTTTTACCCTGGTTAAATGATAGCCTTCTCGA TGTCCCCAACCTGTCAGTCGATAAGCTGAAGATCTCCTTCCAAAACAGCACAGACTTCTTCGGGAGAATCATAGTTTATCATCTGGACATCCTCGGACAGAAGTAA
- the NR2C2AP gene encoding nuclear receptor 2C2-associated protein isoform X2, which yields MRLRFAIVSGSANEFHDKMAVSVVCGGIVSRVSSVLNRDVKQFGKKYLFDRKEDTCWNSDQGASQWILLEFPQCVCVSQLHIQFQGGFSSKTCTLEGCPNDKEFVKLSDFYPEDTNALQKFSVPNLSVDKLKISFQNSTDFFGRIIVYHLDILGQK from the exons ATGCGGTTGCGCTTTGCGATAGTCTCAGGTTCAGCGAATGAATTTCACGACAAAATGGCAGTGTCCGTGGTGTGTGGTGGGATTGTGAGCAG GGTGAGTTCTGTGCTAAACCGAGACGTGAAGCAGTTCGGCAAAAAGTACCTCTTCGACAGGAAAGAAGACACCTGCTGGAATTCTGATCAG GGCGCCTCCCAGTGGATCTTGCTGGAATTCCCACAATGTGTTTGCGTTTCCCAACTCCACATCCAGTTCCAAGGGGGATTCTCCAGCAAAACCTGCACCTTAGAAG GGTGCCCGAATGATAAAGAATTTGTGAAACTATCTGATTTCTACCCAGAAGATACCAACGCTCTTCAA AAATTCAGTGTCCCCAACCTGTCAGTCGATAAGCTGAAGATCTCCTTCCAAAACAGCACAGACTTCTTCGGGAGAATCATAGTTTATCATCTGGACATCCTCGGACAGAAGTAA
- the NR2C2AP gene encoding nuclear receptor 2C2-associated protein isoform X3 — protein MRVPLIVVSSVLNRDVKQFGKKYLFDRKEDTCWNSDQGASQWILLEFPQCVCVSQLHIQFQGGFSSKTCTLEGCPNDKEFVKLSDFYPEDTNALQISLLPWLNDSLLDVPNLSVDKLKISFQNSTDFFGRIIVYHLDILGQK, from the exons ATGAGGGTGCCACTTATTGT GGTGAGTTCTGTGCTAAACCGAGACGTGAAGCAGTTCGGCAAAAAGTACCTCTTCGACAGGAAAGAAGACACCTGCTGGAATTCTGATCAG GGCGCCTCCCAGTGGATCTTGCTGGAATTCCCACAATGTGTTTGCGTTTCCCAACTCCACATCCAGTTCCAAGGGGGATTCTCCAGCAAAACCTGCACCTTAGAAG GGTGCCCGAATGATAAAGAATTTGTGAAACTATCTGATTTCTACCCAGAAGATACCAACGCTCTTCAAATATCCCTTTTACCCTGGTTAAATGATAGCCTTCTCGA TGTCCCCAACCTGTCAGTCGATAAGCTGAAGATCTCCTTCCAAAACAGCACAGACTTCTTCGGGAGAATCATAGTTTATCATCTGGACATCCTCGGACAGAAGTAA
- the RFXANK gene encoding DNA-binding protein RFXANK isoform X1, which produces MSNQRVSDVSAPGSVCQLSCQDMADKETEDHNDDVTVILYLDPYTQSGSDTEGETTSLNGGTLKYTTTLTNRQRGNIFSVLPATLDSLSVQQLAAQGELSQLKEYLQKDATLLNRPDERGFTNLMWAAAFGEIETVRYLLELGADPHMLAKERESALSLASTGGYSDIVSLLLNKKVDINIYDWNGGTPLLYAVRGNYVKCVEVLLERGADLTMEADSGYTPMDLAVALGHKKVQQVIENHIMKLFHNKA; this is translated from the exons ATGTCCAATCAGAGAGTGTCTGACGTCTCAGCTCCAGGAAGTGTTTGTCAGCTGTCCTGCCAAG aTATGGCAGATAAAGAGACAGAGGACCACAATGATGACGTGACCGTCATTCTCTACCTTGACCCATATACTCAGAGCGGCTCAGACACTGAGGGGGAGACCACCTCCCTTAACG GCGGCACCTTGAAATATACCACCACTCTGACCAACAGGCAACGAGGGAACATCTTCTCTGTACTGCCGGCTACACTAGATT CCCTGTCTGTACAGCAGCTTGCGGCCCAGGGAGAGTTGAGCCAGCTGAAGGAATATCTACAGAAAG ACGCCACGTTATTAAATCGTCCGGATGAGCGCGGTTTCACCAATTTGATGTGGGCAGCAGCTTTCGGAGAGATAGAGACCGTCCGCTACCTACTGGAGTTG GGAGCTGACCCCCACATGCTGGCCAAGGAGCGAGAGAGTGCCCTGTCCCTGGCGAGTACCGGAGGATACTCCGACATAGTGAGTCTTCTCCTGAACAAGAAGGTGGACATCAACATATATGACTGG AACGGGGGAACGCCATTACTGTACGCAGTGAGGGGGAATTATGTGAAGTGTGTAGAGGTTTTACTAG AACGAGGTGCTGATCTAACCATGGAGGCAGATTCTGGATACACCCCGATGGATCTCGCTGTGGCTCTGGGACACAAAAAAG TTCAACAAGTCATCGAAAACCACATTATGAAATTGTTTCACAACAAAGCGTGA
- the RFXANK gene encoding DNA-binding protein RFXANK isoform X2, with amino-acid sequence MADKETEDHNDDVTVILYLDPYTQSGSDTEGETTSLNGGTLKYTTTLTNRQRGNIFSVLPATLDSLSVQQLAAQGELSQLKEYLQKDATLLNRPDERGFTNLMWAAAFGEIETVRYLLELGADPHMLAKERESALSLASTGGYSDIVSLLLNKKVDINIYDWNGGTPLLYAVRGNYVKCVEVLLERGADLTMEADSGYTPMDLAVALGHKKVQQVIENHIMKLFHNKA; translated from the exons ATGGCAGATAAAGAGACAGAGGACCACAATGATGACGTGACCGTCATTCTCTACCTTGACCCATATACTCAGAGCGGCTCAGACACTGAGGGGGAGACCACCTCCCTTAACG GCGGCACCTTGAAATATACCACCACTCTGACCAACAGGCAACGAGGGAACATCTTCTCTGTACTGCCGGCTACACTAGATT CCCTGTCTGTACAGCAGCTTGCGGCCCAGGGAGAGTTGAGCCAGCTGAAGGAATATCTACAGAAAG ACGCCACGTTATTAAATCGTCCGGATGAGCGCGGTTTCACCAATTTGATGTGGGCAGCAGCTTTCGGAGAGATAGAGACCGTCCGCTACCTACTGGAGTTG GGAGCTGACCCCCACATGCTGGCCAAGGAGCGAGAGAGTGCCCTGTCCCTGGCGAGTACCGGAGGATACTCCGACATAGTGAGTCTTCTCCTGAACAAGAAGGTGGACATCAACATATATGACTGG AACGGGGGAACGCCATTACTGTACGCAGTGAGGGGGAATTATGTGAAGTGTGTAGAGGTTTTACTAG AACGAGGTGCTGATCTAACCATGGAGGCAGATTCTGGATACACCCCGATGGATCTCGCTGTGGCTCTGGGACACAAAAAAG TTCAACAAGTCATCGAAAACCACATTATGAAATTGTTTCACAACAAAGCGTGA